In the genome of Bacillus clarus, one region contains:
- a CDS encoding NUMOD4 domain-containing protein, with protein sequence MGELKDTEVKEVWLPVAEYEGLYEVSDLGNVRSLDRLVEHSNGRKRFCKGKALKQSDNGRGYFTVNLFKKGKQKLISTHRLVAETFIENHEKLPVVNHLDGDKQNNRVGNLEWTTYKGNTQHAWDAGLIDIKKPVVQLSLDGEFIREFDSVSSVNEYLGKRKSDGYISEVCSRIYRSKTALGYKWMFKKDYEIEKAGAGTPTLLQK encoded by the coding sequence ATGGGAGAGTTAAAAGATACCGAAGTAAAAGAAGTATGGCTTCCAGTCGCTGAATACGAAGGGTTGTATGAAGTTAGCGATCTTGGAAACGTCCGTTCGTTAGATAGACTTGTGGAACATTCGAATGGGCGAAAACGTTTTTGCAAAGGCAAGGCATTGAAACAATCGGATAATGGAAGAGGTTATTTTACGGTTAATTTATTTAAAAAAGGTAAACAAAAATTAATCAGCACACACAGGCTCGTTGCAGAAACGTTTATCGAAAATCATGAAAAATTGCCTGTTGTGAATCATCTTGACGGTGACAAACAAAATAATAGAGTTGGAAATTTAGAATGGACAACTTACAAAGGCAATACACAGCACGCTTGGGATGCAGGGTTAATCGATATAAAGAAACCTGTTGTGCAACTTTCATTAGATGGTGAGTTTATAAGGGAGTTTGATTCGGTTAGTAGTGTAAATGAGTATTTAGGTAAACGAAAAAGTGATGGCTATATAAGTGAAGTTTGTTCAAGGATATACAGAAGTAAAACAGCACTCGGGTACAAGTGGATGTTTAAAAAAGATTACGAAATAGAAAAAGCAGGTGCTGGCACACCTACTCTTTTACAAAAATAA
- a CDS encoding helix-turn-helix domain-containing protein, with translation MMKSLYRILELEKDEISSSEKLILLTIAIYSDNKFIPFSITELENYSNLSRATVTRLVKQLEEKGFIEVQRNGTATNSYKVTL, from the coding sequence ATGATGAAATCACTATATCGGATTCTTGAATTAGAGAAAGATGAAATTTCGTCTTCTGAGAAATTGATTTTACTGACGATAGCGATCTACTCAGACAATAAGTTTATTCCATTCTCAATTACAGAATTGGAGAATTACTCAAATTTGAGTAGAGCTACGGTTACAAGATTGGTAAAGCAATTAGAAGAAAAGGGATTTATCGAGGTGCAAAGAAACGGAACGGCAACAAATTCTTACAAAGTAACGTTATAG